A DNA window from Fimbriimonadaceae bacterium contains the following coding sequences:
- the hflX gene encoding GTPase HflX: MARDSGSETSSPTERAVLVYVNEDESEDLYVEMEMEGLCEAAGVEPVASIRQRVDKPHRATYVGKGKLEEMAALVQETRADVLLFDGDLRGNQHRNVMEAVGVRVIDRTQLILDIFARRAKTREGMLQVELAQLTYMLPKLMSVYTKFERQKGGIGLRGPGETKLEADRRMISDRIARLGEEIEEVKRHREQQRAARRRNPYPWGSIVGYTSAGKSTLMNRLAETELLVDAMPFATLDPTTRKIDLPEGYAVFLTDTVGFIRNLPTQLVAAFRSTLEEVVFADFVLHVIDVSQPAWELQRDAVLETLANLGAGDKPMLTVFNKIDAAPPDLGESLAREWPQSVAISAKTGKGMSVFMQALTEQVRALLTRVDAVIPYSESALVQMCYDFGRVLSVEYGQDGIHLEAELADAMRSRLEPYRAKP, from the coding sequence ATGGCTCGCGACTCCGGCTCCGAGACCTCCTCCCCGACCGAGCGCGCGGTGCTCGTGTACGTGAACGAGGACGAGTCGGAGGACCTCTATGTGGAAATGGAGATGGAGGGTCTCTGCGAAGCCGCAGGGGTCGAGCCCGTCGCCTCGATCCGCCAACGGGTGGACAAGCCCCACCGGGCGACCTACGTGGGCAAGGGCAAGCTCGAGGAGATGGCCGCACTGGTCCAGGAGACCCGCGCCGACGTCCTCTTGTTCGACGGCGACCTTCGGGGCAACCAGCATCGAAACGTAATGGAGGCCGTGGGAGTGCGGGTCATCGACCGCACCCAACTGATCCTCGACATCTTCGCGCGGCGCGCCAAGACGCGCGAGGGCATGCTCCAAGTCGAACTGGCTCAGCTCACCTACATGCTGCCCAAGCTCATGTCCGTCTACACGAAGTTCGAGCGGCAGAAGGGAGGCATCGGCCTTCGCGGCCCCGGTGAAACCAAGCTCGAGGCGGACCGGCGCATGATCTCCGACCGCATCGCCCGATTGGGGGAGGAGATCGAGGAGGTCAAGCGCCACCGCGAACAGCAGCGCGCCGCCCGCCGCCGCAACCCGTACCCCTGGGGCTCGATCGTCGGCTACACGAGCGCCGGCAAGTCCACCTTGATGAACCGGCTGGCCGAAACCGAGCTCCTGGTCGACGCCATGCCGTTCGCGACGCTCGATCCCACGACGCGGAAGATCGATCTGCCCGAGGGGTACGCCGTCTTCCTGACCGATACGGTCGGCTTCATCCGCAACCTCCCGACCCAGCTCGTCGCAGCGTTTCGCTCGACGCTGGAGGAGGTCGTGTTCGCCGACTTCGTCCTGCACGTGATCGACGTCTCGCAACCGGCTTGGGAGCTTCAACGCGACGCGGTGCTCGAGACGCTGGCCAACCTCGGAGCAGGCGACAAGCCGATGCTCACCGTCTTCAACAAGATCGACGCCGCCCCGCCCGATCTCGGGGAATCCCTGGCCCGCGAGTGGCCGCAATCCGTGGCAATCAGCGCCAAGACAGGCAAGGGGATGAGCGTCTTCATGCAGGCGCTCACCGAACAGGTGCGCGCGCTGCTGACACGCGTGGACGCGGTGATCCCGTACTCCGAATCCGCGCTGGTGCAGATGTGCTACGACTTCGGCCGCGTCCTGAGCGTGGAGTACGGGCAGGACGGAATCCACCTGGAGGCCGAGCTGGCGGACGCCATGCGCTCGCGTCTGGAGCCTTACCGCGCGAAGCCATGA
- a CDS encoding porin family protein, with protein MRHSWMVLAVALASAGAHAQGNETQRGWGLNGGVFLPSDRTVRDIFGDTWLSFGLQPITFATPKRWKLRVNFALLTADRDGNRLLAIPVTVGAEMQFDQGRGQVPYVAVAAGPTYYDYSIVRMEGGVPERFAARRIGWNGNVRAGITFNQRFQLQARYDLYSETDGFHFDGLTLSASFLVARF; from the coding sequence ATGAGACATTCGTGGATGGTGCTCGCGGTCGCCCTTGCCTCGGCGGGAGCGCACGCGCAGGGAAACGAGACCCAGCGGGGATGGGGTCTCAACGGCGGCGTATTCTTGCCCAGCGACCGAACGGTGCGCGACATCTTCGGCGACACGTGGCTCTCGTTCGGACTCCAACCGATCACGTTTGCCACCCCCAAGCGCTGGAAGCTCCGGGTCAACTTCGCGCTTCTGACCGCCGATCGGGACGGAAACCGACTCCTGGCCATTCCGGTCACGGTGGGTGCCGAAATGCAGTTCGACCAGGGTCGCGGCCAGGTGCCCTACGTGGCCGTGGCAGCCGGTCCCACGTACTACGACTACTCGATCGTGCGGATGGAAGGCGGCGTTCCGGAGCGGTTCGCCGCGAGGCGCATCGGCTGGAACGGCAATGTTCGAGCGGGCATCACGTTCAACCAGCGGTTCCAGCTCCAGGCGCGGTACGACCTCTATTCGGAAACGGACGGGTTCCACTTCGATGGCTTGACACTGAGCGCGTCGTTCCTGGTGGCCCGCTTCTAA
- a CDS encoding creatininase family protein, translating to MKLAEATWQDVEGADRASVVVIPTGSIEQHGPHLPLLTDTLLATAVAEAVEARLPHKTLLTPTLWLGASGHHLRFPGTLSASFEAYGAALQSVVRSLIPHGFAKYFVLNAHGGNTEPNGVALRSLKAEFPNLSFAHTSYAALIRPLIAETLEGPLKEMRHACEAEASLMLHLRPESVRTDKLRDDGLHSEPPLSSVVHHFDEITEEGSYGYASRATAEKGRILFEGAVGAAAREIEALADGYVLRG from the coding sequence ATGAAACTGGCCGAGGCGACGTGGCAGGACGTTGAGGGTGCCGACCGGGCATCGGTGGTCGTGATCCCTACGGGCTCGATCGAGCAGCACGGGCCGCACCTGCCGCTCTTGACGGACACCCTGCTCGCCACGGCCGTGGCCGAAGCCGTGGAAGCACGCCTTCCCCACAAGACGCTCTTGACTCCCACCCTGTGGTTGGGGGCGTCCGGCCACCACCTGAGATTCCCGGGAACGCTCTCGGCCAGCTTCGAGGCCTACGGAGCGGCCCTGCAAAGCGTCGTGCGGTCGCTGATCCCCCACGGGTTCGCCAAATACTTCGTGCTGAACGCGCACGGAGGCAACACCGAGCCCAACGGCGTGGCCCTGCGAAGCCTGAAAGCCGAGTTTCCGAACCTCTCCTTTGCGCACACGAGCTATGCCGCACTGATCCGGCCGCTGATCGCGGAAACCCTCGAAGGACCGCTCAAAGAGATGCGGCATGCGTGCGAGGCCGAGGCGAGCTTGATGCTGCACCTCCGTCCCGAGTCCGTCCGAACCGACAAGCTCCGGGACGACGGACTTCACAGCGAACCACCCCTCTCCAGCGTCGTGCACCATTTCGACGAGATCACCGAGGAGGGCTCGTACGGATACGCAAGCCGAGCGACCGCCGAGAAGGGGAGAATCCTCTTCGAGGGGGCCGTGGGGGCCGCGGCGCGCGAGATCGAAGCCCTGGCGGACGGTTACGTTCTCCGAGGCTGA
- the dnaA gene encoding chromosomal replication initiator protein DnaA produces the protein MCILPSLPSIVGRRTLGFLLAMKDQLSLEDDIDTVQLRAAWDRVLTRLQGEAPPSWFERFLKPLRPVEVRDGSVLVECPGTFVHDWVKRKYLQSLEQRVSDEMGAPLQIELTIVSRRDIEPVVHEAKPTVLSSPASEPSFAPCDRYSFDTFVVGQSNRMAHAGAKAVADQPGRLYNPLFIYGGSGLGKTHLLHAIAQSVLRREPKFKIVYVTAQEFAERFIEALRGQRIEAFRREQRNVQMWLVDDIQFIAGKDKTVEEVFHTFNHLYQQGKQIVLAGDRPPRELHLVDERLRSRFEAGLVADIQPPDTETRSAILINKARAESIDLETSVAMYLAEQVPGNIRVLEGCLTKFAAIGGIEGRPLDFELARELVERYYRHTSRTPSCDDIFRAVADLTQIPPETIKSKKRKAEIVRARQVSVYLIREIRGDSWTTIGDQFEMDHTSMMYAYQKLTSDMAHDPELRERVSRILRDLRPEQ, from the coding sequence ATGTGTATACTGCCCTCTCTGCCCAGCATCGTCGGTCGCCGCACCCTGGGTTTTTTGCTTGCCATGAAGGACCAGCTCTCGCTCGAAGATGACATCGACACCGTGCAACTCAGGGCCGCTTGGGATCGTGTCCTGACGCGACTCCAGGGGGAGGCCCCCCCGTCGTGGTTCGAGAGGTTTCTCAAACCGCTTCGGCCGGTCGAGGTGCGGGACGGCTCGGTGCTGGTCGAGTGTCCGGGCACGTTCGTCCACGATTGGGTCAAGCGCAAGTACCTCCAGTCCCTGGAGCAGCGGGTGTCCGACGAAATGGGAGCTCCCTTGCAGATCGAGCTGACCATCGTCTCCCGACGGGACATCGAACCGGTCGTGCACGAGGCCAAACCGACCGTGCTCTCGAGCCCGGCGTCCGAGCCATCCTTTGCGCCCTGCGATCGGTACAGCTTCGACACGTTCGTGGTCGGGCAGAGCAACCGCATGGCCCATGCCGGAGCCAAGGCGGTAGCCGACCAGCCCGGCAGGCTGTACAACCCGCTGTTCATCTACGGTGGGTCGGGCCTTGGCAAGACCCACCTGCTCCACGCCATCGCCCAGTCGGTGTTGAGGCGCGAGCCGAAGTTCAAGATCGTCTATGTGACGGCGCAGGAGTTCGCCGAGCGATTCATCGAAGCGTTGCGCGGCCAGCGCATCGAGGCGTTCCGGCGGGAGCAGCGCAACGTCCAGATGTGGCTGGTTGACGACATCCAGTTCATCGCCGGAAAGGACAAGACCGTCGAGGAGGTGTTCCACACCTTCAACCACCTCTACCAGCAAGGCAAGCAGATCGTGCTCGCCGGCGACCGCCCCCCTCGCGAGCTGCACCTGGTGGACGAGCGCCTTCGCTCGCGCTTCGAAGCGGGCCTGGTCGCGGACATCCAGCCGCCAGACACCGAAACGCGATCCGCCATCTTGATCAACAAAGCCAGAGCCGAGAGCATCGATCTGGAAACGTCGGTGGCCATGTACCTCGCCGAACAGGTGCCGGGCAACATCCGCGTGCTGGAGGGCTGCCTCACGAAGTTTGCGGCGATCGGCGGGATCGAGGGTCGGCCCCTTGATTTCGAATTGGCCCGCGAGCTCGTGGAGCGCTACTACCGGCACACGTCTCGGACGCCCTCGTGCGACGACATCTTCCGGGCCGTCGCAGACCTGACGCAGATCCCGCCCGAGACGATCAAGTCGAAGAAGCGCAAGGCCGAGATCGTTCGCGCGCGGCAAGTGTCGGTCTATCTCATTCGGGAGATCCGGGGCGACAGTTGGACCACCATCGGCGACCAGTTCGAGATGGACCACACATCGATGATGTATGCGTACCAGAAGCTGACCTCCGACATGGCGCACGACCCCGAACTGCGCGAACGGGTCTCTCGGATCCTGCGCGATCTGCGGCCCGAACAGTAA
- a CDS encoding thiamine diphosphokinase translates to MATRVLGVLAGEDQDVGDLVRWARSAEVVLAADSAADRLLEGGITPHRIVGDMDSASPAALASGAELIRDDDVHRSDCDKLLDHAWRSGWKQITLAGIEGDRLDHLLAALLSAARSPLEIRLALRDGTGLLVREGGESVVGARVGQLVSLLPIGGPCRATLTGVRWPVSDAEFGPTGTWSLSNEAVEECVSAHVHLGCALLVLGGPPDEALPWP, encoded by the coding sequence GTGGCGACGCGCGTGCTGGGGGTCCTCGCAGGCGAGGACCAGGACGTAGGCGACCTCGTCCGCTGGGCTCGCTCGGCCGAGGTCGTCTTGGCCGCCGACAGTGCCGCGGACCGGTTGTTGGAGGGGGGCATCACGCCCCACCGCATCGTTGGCGATATGGACTCGGCCAGCCCGGCGGCCCTCGCCAGCGGTGCGGAGCTGATACGAGACGACGACGTGCATCGCTCGGATTGCGACAAGCTCCTCGACCACGCTTGGCGTTCGGGCTGGAAGCAGATCACGCTGGCGGGCATCGAGGGAGACCGCCTCGACCACCTTTTGGCGGCGCTTCTGAGCGCCGCTCGCTCCCCGTTGGAGATTCGTCTCGCGCTGCGGGACGGAACGGGCTTGCTGGTGCGCGAAGGAGGCGAGTCGGTGGTTGGGGCGCGCGTCGGTCAGCTCGTTTCTCTGTTGCCCATCGGCGGTCCGTGCCGCGCAACGCTCACGGGGGTGCGCTGGCCCGTGTCCGACGCGGAGTTCGGTCCCACCGGCACGTGGAGCCTCTCCAACGAAGCCGTCGAGGAGTGCGTAAGCGCCCATGTCCACCTGGGGTGCGCGCTTCTGGTGTTGGGGGGACCCCCGGACGAGGCGTTGCCTTGGCCTTGA
- a CDS encoding FHA domain-containing protein codes for MHSDEELDSPVEAPEEQNELEEGASEPEVEAEPSAGPRLILRRSGADTEFVFPLSSPAVVGRFDPAVGPVDVDLGPLDEGVYVSRKHAQFELEDGVWKLRDLGSSNGTFVLRDDFERIEEAELEDGTEIAFGNARFVFRL; via the coding sequence ATGCATAGCGACGAAGAGTTGGATTCGCCGGTCGAAGCTCCCGAGGAGCAAAACGAACTGGAGGAGGGGGCGAGCGAGCCTGAAGTCGAAGCGGAACCGTCCGCGGGTCCCCGCCTGATTCTCCGCCGCTCCGGGGCCGACACGGAGTTCGTCTTCCCGCTGAGTTCCCCGGCGGTTGTGGGCCGATTCGATCCCGCCGTCGGACCCGTCGACGTCGATCTGGGACCTCTCGACGAAGGCGTTTACGTTTCGCGCAAGCATGCCCAATTCGAACTGGAGGACGGCGTGTGGAAGCTCCGGGACCTCGGTTCGTCCAACGGAACGTTCGTGCTGAGGGACGATTTTGAGCGGATCGAGGAGGCCGAGCTTGAGGACGGCACCGAGATCGCCTTTGGCAACGCGCGATTCGTGTTCCGGCTGTAG
- the purM gene encoding phosphoribosylformylglycinamidine cyclo-ligase: MADDQLTYRDAGVDIGGAERSLRAVMPSIQATYNDRVIAGVGGFGGLFQGEFPDLERPVLVSSIDGVGTKTKVAAMVGDFSGLGKDIVNHCVNDILCQGARPLFFMDYFASSRIDPAVFTQVLGGAAEACMAVGAVLLGGETAEMPGVYLDEEIDLVGSIVGVVDMERRLPRGKILPGDAVIGIASVGLHTNGFSLARTALFEHGGLSVRDLVPGMETTIGEELLRPHKSYFNAVYPILQEIEGVRGAAHITGGGLYGNLPRAMHANVQAVLDRRSWTPLPIFRLIQEAGNVSDVEMFTTFNMGIGMALVVSKDVADEVVGRLNESGEAAAKIGYIQKGAHDVQIV, translated from the coding sequence ATGGCCGACGACCAGCTCACGTACCGCGACGCGGGCGTGGACATCGGTGGTGCGGAGCGATCGCTTCGAGCCGTGATGCCCTCGATTCAAGCGACCTACAACGATCGGGTGATTGCCGGCGTCGGAGGGTTCGGCGGGCTGTTCCAAGGCGAATTCCCCGATTTGGAGCGTCCCGTGCTGGTCAGCAGCATCGACGGGGTCGGCACCAAGACGAAGGTCGCGGCCATGGTCGGCGACTTCTCAGGCCTCGGGAAGGACATCGTGAACCACTGCGTGAACGACATCCTGTGCCAAGGGGCGCGGCCGCTGTTCTTCATGGACTACTTCGCCTCCTCGCGCATCGACCCCGCGGTGTTCACCCAGGTGCTCGGGGGCGCGGCAGAGGCGTGCATGGCGGTGGGCGCGGTACTCCTCGGCGGCGAGACCGCCGAGATGCCCGGCGTCTACCTCGACGAGGAGATCGACCTCGTGGGCTCGATCGTGGGAGTGGTCGACATGGAACGTCGGCTTCCGCGCGGCAAGATTCTTCCGGGCGACGCGGTGATCGGGATCGCCAGCGTGGGGCTGCACACCAACGGCTTCTCGCTCGCCCGCACCGCGCTCTTCGAGCACGGCGGGCTGTCGGTCCGGGACCTCGTGCCCGGCATGGAAACGACGATCGGGGAGGAGCTTCTCCGGCCCCACAAGAGCTACTTCAACGCGGTCTATCCGATCTTGCAGGAGATCGAGGGGGTGCGCGGCGCGGCCCACATCACCGGGGGAGGGCTTTACGGCAACCTCCCGCGCGCCATGCACGCGAACGTTCAGGCGGTGCTCGACCGCCGGTCGTGGACGCCGCTGCCGATCTTCCGGTTGATCCAGGAGGCCGGAAACGTCTCGGACGTGGAGATGTTCACGACCTTCAACATGGGGATCGGCATGGCCCTCGTCGTCTCGAAGGACGTAGCGGACGAGGTGGTGGGCCGGCTGAACGAGAGCGGGGAGGCCGCCGCGAAGATCGGCTACATCCAGAAGGGCGCCCACGACGTGCAGATCGTCTAG
- a CDS encoding AI-2E family transporter, with the protein MESGVVQDVQWVRKVVQWLVIGLPVVALVWIWLPFLNAILLATVISVLAYGPYQRSRSWWLSRLRKRGEGMADNMASLTIIMGLLVAVAVPLTLIGILLVAQVNSVVQDFKASAPNAGTAFSVDSVVAQANDALAPVLQRMAGTQFDLESWFQANRQGLTSTLGKAAGSLAYTLGHGMLMLVIAFLTAFFMLRDGHRLREPLMRFIPLPRDGIQRILDRMQGTVSAVFVGVLLVGVAQGSLAGVAYGIAGIPNALMWSVVTIVLCWIPLLGAPLIYVPMSLLLMSQGRVVPGVLLLAFGFGVVSQIDNLLKPLVIGARTQLHTMAVFFSLLGGVLVMGPIGLFAGPIVLTLVLSLYDVVCGGEEGIATATPSADATSSP; encoded by the coding sequence ATGGAGTCTGGAGTCGTGCAAGACGTGCAGTGGGTCCGCAAAGTCGTCCAATGGCTCGTGATCGGGTTGCCGGTCGTGGCGCTCGTCTGGATCTGGCTGCCGTTCCTGAACGCGATCCTCCTGGCGACGGTCATCTCCGTCCTCGCCTACGGCCCCTACCAGCGCTCGAGGAGCTGGTGGCTCTCCCGATTGCGCAAACGGGGGGAAGGAATGGCCGACAACATGGCGTCGTTGACGATCATCATGGGCCTTTTGGTCGCAGTCGCCGTGCCCCTCACCCTCATCGGCATCCTGCTCGTCGCCCAGGTCAATTCGGTGGTGCAGGACTTCAAAGCCTCCGCGCCGAACGCGGGCACCGCGTTTTCGGTGGACAGCGTCGTCGCCCAGGCGAACGATGCGCTTGCACCGGTTCTTCAACGGATGGCGGGCACCCAGTTCGATCTCGAAAGCTGGTTTCAAGCCAACCGCCAAGGCCTGACCTCCACGTTGGGCAAGGCCGCGGGTTCCCTTGCCTACACCTTGGGACACGGCATGCTGATGCTCGTGATCGCGTTCCTGACCGCGTTCTTCATGCTGCGGGACGGGCACCGGCTTCGCGAGCCGCTGATGCGCTTCATCCCCCTTCCCCGCGATGGTATCCAACGGATTCTCGATCGCATGCAGGGGACGGTCTCGGCGGTGTTCGTCGGCGTGCTTTTGGTCGGTGTGGCGCAAGGATCGTTGGCGGGAGTCGCTTACGGCATCGCGGGGATTCCCAACGCGTTGATGTGGAGCGTCGTCACGATCGTGCTCTGTTGGATTCCCCTTCTGGGGGCACCGTTGATCTACGTCCCGATGTCGCTGCTGCTGATGTCTCAAGGGCGCGTGGTGCCCGGCGTGCTGCTCTTGGCTTTCGGGTTCGGCGTGGTGAGCCAGATCGACAACCTGCTCAAGCCCCTGGTGATCGGGGCGCGGACCCAGTTGCACACGATGGCCGTGTTCTTCAGCCTGCTTGGAGGCGTCCTCGTGATGGGTCCGATCGGGCTTTTCGCAGGTCCGATCGTGCTGACCCTGGTGCTGTCGCTCTACGACGTCGTGTGCGGAGGCGAGGAGGGGATCGCTACTGCGACACCGTCCGCTGACGCCACGTCTTCACCTTGA
- a CDS encoding CTP synthase, whose translation MTKYIFVTGGVVSSIGKGIATASLGRLLRNRGLTVAPVKLDPYINVDAGTMNPYQHGEVFVTDDGAETDLDLGHYERFMDVNCSRGSSITTGKVYLKVIEAERRGDYLGATVQVIPHVTNEIKRLIRLHAKEQEADVVIAEIGGTVGDIESLPFLEAIRQMRKDVGAENTLYFHVTLIPQVGPWGEIKTKPTQHSVINLREIGISPDVLICRTDLPMPDDVKEKISLFCDVPKRAVIESMNVETIYEVPLKYEDAGLGELVTERLGLEARTDTMSEWRTLVETLKHPKNACRIGVVGKYTSNGDAYKSINEALIHAGIPNDANVEIQWIESDSLEEGRPPEEALEGLDGLVIAPGFGARGIEGKIEAIRYARETGLPFLGICLGLQMAVIEYARNVCGLEGANSEEMVDAPNGPAYPVIHLLPEQHDVTEKGATMRLGAWPCNIVAGTLAHTLYGTTRVEERHRHRYEVNNEFREMLQEAGLIVSGVSPDYRLVEMVELPSHPFFIGTQAHPEFKSRPNRPHPLFRGMVKAAVERRGRVQVL comes from the coding sequence GTGACCAAGTACATCTTCGTCACCGGAGGCGTGGTGAGTTCGATCGGCAAGGGGATCGCCACCGCCAGCCTCGGCAGACTCCTCCGCAACCGCGGACTCACGGTTGCGCCCGTCAAGCTCGACCCCTACATCAACGTGGACGCGGGCACGATGAACCCATACCAGCACGGCGAAGTGTTCGTGACCGACGACGGCGCCGAAACCGACCTCGACCTGGGCCACTACGAGCGGTTCATGGACGTGAACTGCTCCCGCGGCTCCTCGATCACCACGGGCAAGGTCTACCTCAAGGTCATCGAGGCCGAGCGGCGAGGGGACTACCTCGGCGCGACGGTCCAGGTCATCCCACATGTCACGAACGAGATCAAGCGTCTCATCCGACTGCACGCGAAGGAGCAGGAGGCCGACGTCGTGATCGCTGAAATCGGCGGCACGGTCGGCGACATCGAGAGCCTCCCGTTCCTCGAAGCGATCCGGCAGATGCGCAAGGACGTGGGCGCCGAGAACACCCTTTACTTCCACGTGACGCTCATCCCCCAGGTTGGGCCGTGGGGCGAGATCAAGACCAAGCCCACCCAGCACAGCGTGATCAACCTTCGCGAGATCGGCATCTCGCCGGACGTGCTGATCTGCCGCACGGACCTCCCGATGCCGGACGACGTCAAGGAGAAGATCAGTCTGTTCTGCGACGTGCCCAAGCGCGCGGTCATCGAGTCGATGAACGTCGAGACGATCTACGAGGTCCCCCTCAAGTACGAGGATGCGGGATTGGGCGAACTCGTGACGGAACGGCTCGGGCTGGAGGCGCGAACCGATACGATGTCCGAGTGGAGGACGCTGGTCGAAACGCTCAAGCACCCCAAGAACGCGTGCCGCATCGGGGTCGTGGGCAAATACACGAGCAACGGAGACGCCTACAAGTCGATCAACGAGGCGCTGATCCACGCGGGCATCCCGAACGACGCCAACGTGGAGATCCAGTGGATCGAAAGCGACTCCCTAGAGGAGGGCCGCCCTCCCGAAGAGGCTCTCGAGGGTCTGGACGGGTTGGTGATTGCTCCAGGATTCGGCGCGCGTGGCATCGAGGGCAAGATCGAGGCGATCCGATACGCTCGCGAAACCGGACTGCCGTTCCTCGGCATCTGCCTCGGCCTGCAGATGGCGGTCATCGAGTACGCCCGCAACGTGTGCGGACTCGAGGGCGCCAACAGCGAGGAGATGGTGGACGCGCCCAACGGCCCCGCCTATCCCGTGATCCACCTGCTTCCCGAACAGCACGACGTCACCGAGAAGGGGGCCACGATGCGCCTGGGCGCCTGGCCCTGCAACATCGTCGCGGGGACCCTCGCCCACACGCTTTACGGCACCACGAGGGTGGAAGAGCGCCATCGACACCGCTACGAGGTGAACAACGAGTTTCGCGAGATGCTGCAAGAAGCGGGGCTCATCGTCTCGGGCGTGTCGCCCGACTACCGGCTCGTCGAGATGGTGGAACTGCCGTCGCACCCGTTCTTCATCGGCACGCAGGCGCACCCCGAATTCAAATCGCGCCCGAACCGTCCCCACCCGCTTTTCCGCGGCATGGTGAAGGCGGCGGTGGAGCGGCGCGGACGCGTTCAAGTGCTGTAG
- a CDS encoding DUF1385 domain-containing protein → MAGNPLAHPVGALLRFAETAHLGQSLEVAASKLRHAEGGLVVVLDEPVLAGIVTEASLAQCLAEGMVPDDPLDAAVRPARVIAPHATGADALRRFDEDPSTLVVADEHGRVLGILAPSDLFPKFQEPIRPPAIGGMATPFGVYLTTGAVSAGAGHFALVTTGMLLFTLFFGAATISDLLATRLWMQGLSESWANAMRELLPVGLFLLGMRLLPLAGTHASEHMVVHAIERGERLEPQTVKRMPRVHPRCGTNLAVGAAVFLGLFHAGFIPDEQLRLLVAGLATLMLWRPLGGAMQWFVTTKPPTDRQVQSAVRTGQELLDRYQTVSVVAPAFPMRLWRSGLFHVMGGALLAGAAVAWLSGMLGLEIPI, encoded by the coding sequence ATGGCTGGTAATCCCCTCGCGCACCCGGTTGGCGCGCTGTTGCGCTTTGCGGAGACCGCGCACCTCGGGCAATCGCTCGAAGTCGCGGCCTCCAAGTTGCGCCACGCGGAGGGCGGTTTGGTCGTGGTGCTGGATGAACCGGTCTTGGCCGGGATCGTGACCGAGGCGTCGCTCGCGCAGTGTCTGGCGGAGGGCATGGTTCCCGACGACCCGCTGGATGCGGCGGTTCGTCCGGCCAGGGTCATCGCGCCGCACGCGACGGGCGCGGACGCGTTGCGTCGGTTCGACGAGGATCCGTCGACCTTGGTGGTCGCGGACGAGCACGGGCGCGTCCTGGGCATCCTCGCGCCGTCGGACCTCTTTCCGAAGTTCCAAGAGCCAATCCGTCCACCGGCGATCGGGGGCATGGCCACCCCGTTCGGCGTCTACCTGACAACCGGCGCGGTCTCCGCCGGAGCGGGTCACTTTGCCCTGGTCACGACGGGGATGCTGCTGTTCACGCTGTTCTTCGGCGCGGCGACGATCTCAGATCTTCTGGCCACCCGCCTTTGGATGCAGGGACTGTCGGAGTCCTGGGCCAACGCGATGCGCGAGCTCCTTCCGGTCGGGTTGTTTCTCCTGGGCATGCGGCTGCTTCCGCTGGCCGGAACGCACGCTTCGGAGCACATGGTCGTCCATGCGATCGAACGCGGCGAGCGGCTCGAACCGCAGACGGTCAAGCGCATGCCGCGCGTCCATCCGCGCTGCGGCACGAACCTCGCGGTAGGGGCGGCGGTGTTCCTCGGGCTGTTCCACGCCGGGTTCATCCCGGACGAGCAGTTGCGGCTGCTTGTCGCCGGCTTGGCGACGCTGATGCTCTGGCGGCCTCTCGGGGGCGCGATGCAGTGGTTTGTGACCACGAAGCCCCCCACGGACCGCCAGGTGCAATCCGCTGTGAGGACCGGCCAGGAGCTGCTCGATCGGTACCAGACCGTTTCCGTGGTCGCGCCCGCGTTTCCGATGCGGCTTTGGCGCAGCGGCCTGTTCCACGTCATGGGAGGCGCGCTGCTGGCGGGCGCCGCCGTCGCCTGGCTGTCCGGCATGCTGGGTCTGGAGATCCCCATCTAA